In Cognatishimia sp. WU-CL00825, one genomic interval encodes:
- a CDS encoding PatB family C-S lyase, which yields MNFDKPINRAGSQSSKWDLMQRGFGVDPKDGIAMWIADMDFEAPDFLQSATQGLIEKANYGYFCGMESFHEAVDWWMHSRHDWHVNPEWTFLTFGLGHGIATTLQAFTDPGDTIVTFTPVYHEFQAKIEKTGRVNLQLPLIQDADGLYRMDFDAYDALMTGREKLLLISSPHNPAGRVWTQSELTAMAAFCQKHDLLLISDEIHQDLTFAGQKHLTAARAMPEILDRLIITTAASKSFNIAGARTGCVIIPDPALRARFAPFFHSFDISPNLLGTELTKAAYSPQGAEWLDALNTYLEGNYTLFKSAIDAIPGLKIMPMQSTYLSWVDTKDTGLTREEVRKRVYETAKIAATPGHTLGKGGESFLRFNLGTQRALVQKAAQRLTDAFADLR from the coding sequence ATGAATTTTGACAAGCCCATCAATCGCGCCGGCAGCCAATCCTCGAAATGGGATTTGATGCAACGCGGCTTTGGCGTCGACCCAAAAGACGGCATTGCGATGTGGATTGCAGACATGGATTTTGAGGCCCCCGACTTTCTGCAATCCGCCACCCAGGGGCTGATCGAAAAAGCCAACTATGGCTATTTCTGCGGCATGGAATCGTTTCACGAGGCGGTCGATTGGTGGATGCACAGCCGCCACGATTGGCATGTTAACCCTGAATGGACCTTTTTGACCTTTGGTCTGGGGCATGGCATTGCAACCACATTGCAGGCCTTTACTGACCCGGGCGACACCATCGTCACTTTCACGCCTGTCTATCACGAATTTCAGGCCAAGATCGAAAAGACCGGGCGCGTGAACCTGCAATTGCCGCTGATCCAAGACGCTGACGGCCTGTATCGCATGGATTTTGACGCCTATGACGCGTTGATGACTGGCCGGGAAAAATTGCTGCTGATCAGTTCGCCGCACAACCCGGCCGGGCGCGTGTGGACACAATCCGAACTCACCGCCATGGCCGCATTTTGCCAGAAACACGACCTGCTGCTGATCTCTGATGAAATCCACCAGGACCTGACCTTTGCTGGGCAGAAACACCTGACAGCCGCCCGCGCGATGCCTGAAATTCTGGATCGCCTGATCATCACCACCGCGGCGTCCAAATCCTTTAACATTGCCGGGGCGCGCACCGGCTGTGTGATCATTCCAGACCCGGCTCTGCGCGCCCGCTTTGCGCCCTTCTTTCATAGCTTTGATATCAGCCCAAACCTTTTGGGCACCGAGCTTACAAAAGCGGCTTATTCCCCCCAAGGGGCTGAATGGTTGGACGCACTAAATACCTACCTCGAAGGCAACTATACACTGTTCAAAAGCGCCATAGATGCGATCCCCGGCCTAAAAATCATGCCGATGCAGTCCACATATTTGTCTTGGGTCGACACCAAAGACACCGGCCTGACGCGCGAAGAGGTGCGCAAACGGGTCTATGAAACCGCCAAGATCGCCGCAACGCCAGGCCATACTTTGGGCAAAGGCGGCGAAAGCTTCTTGCGGTTTAATCTCGGCACCCAGCGCGCACTGGTCCAAAAGGCCGCCCAGCGCCTGACGGATGCCTTCGCAGACCTAAGATAG